The following is a genomic window from Bordetella petrii.
CGTCCATGCTGCGGCAACCCCAACCAGAAGCACCAACGCCAGCCAGAACGCGGCGTAGAACAGCAATCCCAGCGCGACCAGCTTCACTACCCATACGAGCACGGTGGCCCCGGCAAGCGGCATCCCCTTGGAGGCGAGCCAACACGACAACCTTCGCTCGCCGCGCGCATAGGCGCGCCATCCACGGCCAACGCTGCGGCCGAGGCGTTCTGCGGTGCTGATGCGGGTTGTCGTGTTCATGGTCGTCTCCTGCTACATGAGGAATGCCTATTCCAGTTTGCTCCAATCCTGCTTGCTTGCCTGCACCAATACGTTCCAATCGTCTGGCGGATTTCCACGTCCGAGCATTTTCTCGAACACGGCATAGGGATCTGACTTGCTCCCCGAAGACCGCAAGGTCTGCTCATCATTGACCCAGGCGTACACGATGACCTTGGCCTTCGAGTCGTACCGGAAGAACAACCGGAACCGCCTTCCGATCTTGGCCCGTCGCCAGTGCCGGTGGGCGGGCCCCAGGGTGTTGCCCTGGCGGTACTCGTCGCGTGCCGGATCACCGGGCACCACATCTAATATCAACTGATTCAAGGCCCTGAAGAGCTTGACGTTGGCGTTGGACTCGAAGCCCTCCGGGTCGTTCTCTTGCGCGCGCCGTGCGGCTCCGTGCAGTTTTTGCAACTGCTCGATCACACAGTCGTGGAACAGCAATGCCCAGCCATGCCGTTGCATCAGAGTTCCACTTCGCCGTCGATCTCCTCGCCCAGGTTCACGCTATGACCTGCATGCTCCAGCATGGCACGAGCCAAGTCCTCGGGCAGGCCCTGGACATTCCGACCAGCCTCGATGTCGCGGGCCAGCAGGCTCAGGAACGCGCCGATGGCGGGGTCCTCGTGCTCGGCGTCAACGCGGGTGACAACGACTTCGCTGCCCCGCAGGTCGAACGCGAGCTTGCCGCCGGCATCGACACCGAGCGCCTGCCGGATGGGCTTGGGCAGCGTGATCTGGCCTTTGGACGTCAGCGTGGCAACTTCATGAATGGCAGGCATGGTGGTTCTCCTGATAGCGACACCACTATGGTAAGGAAATTTCCTTACCGTGTCAATGTTAGCCCTCATGATGCTCTCCAGAGT
Proteins encoded in this region:
- a CDS encoding DUF3742 family protein; protein product: MNTTTRISTAERLGRSVGRGWRAYARGERRLSCWLASKGMPLAGATVLVWVVKLVALGLLFYAAFWLALVLLVGVAAAWTASNSTVDDDRWTQPDELRNGEAGFGLYSSSGQRIDPHDPNDPFND
- a CDS encoding type II toxin-antitoxin system YhaV family toxin; the encoded protein is MQRHGWALLFHDCVIEQLQKLHGAARRAQENDPEGFESNANVKLFRALNQLILDVVPGDPARDEYRQGNTLGPAHRHWRRAKIGRRFRLFFRYDSKAKVIVYAWVNDEQTLRSSGSKSDPYAVFEKMLGRGNPPDDWNVLVQASKQDWSKLE
- a CDS encoding type II toxin-antitoxin system PrlF family antitoxin; this translates as MPAIHEVATLTSKGQITLPKPIRQALGVDAGGKLAFDLRGSEVVVTRVDAEHEDPAIGAFLSLLARDIEAGRNVQGLPEDLARAMLEHAGHSVNLGEEIDGEVEL